From one Leifsonia soli genomic stretch:
- a CDS encoding carbohydrate ABC transporter permease: MRETRSSHVFRWVTIAVLTVFTVVPLYVMITSSVKPLSEVQSAFTWWPQTITFQPFIDMWSTVPLASYFVNSLIVSSAATLISLVIAVFAAYAVSRYRFKGRNVFTTTVLSTQMFPGVLFLLPLFLIFVNINQATGIQLVGTRWGLIITYFTFVLPFSIWMLAGYFDGIPRDLDEAAKVDGSGPMGALWHVVLPAARPGLIAVAIYSFMTSWGEVLFASVMTTDENRTLAVGLQLYSTQTNVYWNQIMAASLVVSIPIVVAFLLLQRNFVAGLTAGAVK; encoded by the coding sequence ATGCGTGAGACCCGCTCTTCCCACGTCTTCCGCTGGGTCACCATCGCCGTGCTGACCGTGTTCACGGTCGTGCCGCTGTACGTCATGATCACGTCGTCGGTGAAGCCGCTCTCGGAGGTGCAGTCCGCCTTCACGTGGTGGCCGCAGACGATCACGTTCCAGCCGTTCATCGACATGTGGTCGACCGTCCCCCTGGCGTCGTACTTCGTGAACTCGCTCATCGTGTCGAGCGCCGCCACCCTGATCTCGCTGGTCATCGCGGTGTTCGCCGCGTACGCCGTCTCGCGGTACCGGTTCAAGGGCCGGAACGTGTTCACCACGACGGTGCTGTCGACGCAGATGTTCCCCGGGGTGCTCTTCCTGCTCCCGCTGTTCCTGATCTTCGTGAACATCAACCAGGCGACCGGCATCCAGCTCGTCGGCACCCGGTGGGGCCTCATCATCACGTACTTCACGTTCGTGCTGCCCTTCTCGATCTGGATGCTCGCGGGATACTTCGACGGCATCCCGCGCGACCTGGACGAGGCCGCGAAGGTCGACGGCTCCGGTCCGATGGGCGCGCTGTGGCACGTGGTGCTCCCCGCCGCCCGCCCCGGCTTGATCGCGGTCGCGATCTACTCGTTCATGACCAGTTGGGGCGAGGTGCTGTTCGCATCCGTGATGACGACGGACGAGAACAGGACGCTCGCGGTCGGCTTGCAGCTGTACTCGACCCAGACGAACGTCTACTGGAACCAGATCATGGCGGCGTCGCTGGTCGTGTCCATCCCGATCGTCGTCGCGTTCCTGCTGCTGCAGCGCAACTTCGTGGCCGGTCTGACCGCCGGCGCCGTGAAGTGA
- a CDS encoding carbohydrate ABC transporter permease, which yields MSTTTDVRGPARSVPAAAAAPPQPKRRRPKGWWLPFILLAPAIVFELLIHVVPMLTGIWISFTQLTKFYIANWGEAPFVGLKNYAVALDFNGSVGAGLLRSFLVTVGFTILVVGLSWVLGMAAAVSLQGRFRGRAFFRTLFLVPYALPLYAGIITWKFMFQKDTGAINHFLFDNLGLPGDKPFWLIGGNAFWSIVIVAIWRLWPFAFLMLMAGLQSIPAEVYEASAVDGAKPFRQWRAITLPMLRPVNSVLLLVMFLWTFNDFNTPFVLFGSTAQPAAGDLISFHIYNASFLTWNFGSGAAMSVLLLLFLLIVTGVYLLTVNRRNRNA from the coding sequence ATGTCGACGACGACAGACGTCCGCGGCCCGGCGCGCAGCGTTCCGGCCGCCGCAGCAGCACCGCCCCAGCCCAAGCGCCGCCGCCCCAAGGGATGGTGGCTGCCCTTCATCCTGCTCGCACCGGCGATCGTGTTCGAGCTCCTCATCCACGTCGTCCCGATGCTCACCGGCATCTGGATCAGCTTCACGCAGCTGACCAAGTTCTACATCGCCAACTGGGGCGAGGCGCCATTCGTCGGCCTCAAGAACTACGCGGTCGCGCTCGACTTCAACGGGTCGGTCGGCGCCGGGCTGCTGCGCTCGTTCCTCGTGACCGTCGGCTTCACCATCCTCGTCGTCGGCCTCTCCTGGGTGCTCGGGATGGCGGCCGCCGTCTCGCTGCAGGGCCGGTTCCGGGGGCGCGCGTTCTTCCGCACGCTGTTCCTCGTGCCGTACGCCCTCCCGCTCTACGCCGGCATCATCACCTGGAAGTTCATGTTCCAGAAGGACACCGGCGCGATCAACCACTTCCTCTTCGACAACCTGGGGCTGCCGGGCGACAAGCCGTTCTGGCTGATCGGCGGCAACGCCTTCTGGTCGATCGTGATCGTCGCGATCTGGCGGCTCTGGCCGTTCGCGTTCCTGATGCTGATGGCGGGACTCCAGTCCATCCCGGCCGAGGTGTACGAGGCCTCCGCGGTCGACGGCGCAAAGCCCTTCCGGCAGTGGCGGGCGATCACGCTGCCCATGCTGCGTCCGGTCAACTCGGTCCTGCTGCTCGTCATGTTCCTGTGGACCTTCAACGACTTCAACACACCATTCGTGCTGTTCGGGAGCACCGCCCAACCCGCGGCGGGCGACCTGATCTCCTTCCACATCTACAACGCCTCGTTCCTGACCTGGAACTTCGGCTCGGGAGCCGCCATGAGCGTCCTGCTGCTGCTGTTCCTGCTGATCGTGACCGGCGTCTACCTGCTCACCGTCAACCGGAGGAACCGCAATGCGTGA
- a CDS encoding ABC transporter substrate-binding protein has protein sequence MRKRAIAVAALAAAVSLVVAGCSSSGSGGSSSGSTLTYWASNQGTSLDNDKQVLTPVLNDFTKQTGIKVKLEVIGWNDLQTRIQTAVTSGQGPDVLNIGNTWAASLQATGAFLPFDDANMKAIGGSDKFVKAALDTGGAEGKPVTSVPLYGLAYGLYYNKKMFTDAGVQPPTTWEELVAAAKKLTNGSQYGFALAAGSYTENVHFAFINSAQNGGEWFDKKGNPTFDSQANIDGIKRYLDLMQTDKVVNPSNAQYDNGVQAVNDFATGKVAMILSQNNADASIVANGMKNDQYGVVPFPAPEGGKDIATFIAGINLSIFKNTKQKDAALKFVKYMTSEDVQSTLGKPYASLPVLKDAKPVFTDNAEEAATFQKIYNDMSKPLPLVPAEDQFENTVGKAMNDMFAKIATGSTVSDADIKSALQNAQDQVKQSLGG, from the coding sequence ATGAGGAAACGCGCCATCGCCGTCGCGGCACTGGCCGCAGCGGTCTCGCTCGTGGTCGCGGGCTGCAGCAGCTCGGGATCCGGAGGGTCGTCCAGCGGATCGACGCTCACGTACTGGGCGAGCAACCAGGGGACGAGCCTCGACAACGACAAGCAGGTCCTCACCCCCGTCCTGAACGACTTCACGAAGCAGACCGGCATCAAGGTCAAGCTCGAGGTCATCGGCTGGAACGACCTGCAGACCCGCATCCAGACGGCGGTCACCTCGGGCCAGGGCCCGGACGTCCTGAACATCGGGAACACCTGGGCCGCCTCCCTGCAGGCGACCGGCGCGTTCCTGCCGTTCGACGACGCCAACATGAAGGCGATCGGCGGAAGCGACAAGTTCGTGAAGGCCGCGCTCGACACCGGCGGCGCCGAGGGCAAGCCCGTCACCAGCGTCCCGCTGTACGGCCTCGCCTACGGCCTGTACTACAACAAGAAGATGTTCACGGACGCCGGCGTGCAGCCGCCGACGACGTGGGAGGAGCTGGTCGCCGCCGCGAAGAAGCTCACCAACGGCAGCCAGTACGGTTTCGCCCTCGCAGCGGGCAGCTACACCGAGAACGTCCACTTCGCGTTCATCAACTCGGCCCAGAACGGCGGCGAGTGGTTCGACAAGAAGGGCAACCCGACGTTCGACAGCCAGGCGAACATCGACGGGATCAAGCGCTACCTCGACCTGATGCAGACCGACAAGGTCGTCAACCCGTCCAACGCGCAGTACGACAACGGCGTGCAGGCGGTCAACGACTTCGCCACCGGCAAGGTCGCGATGATCCTCAGCCAGAACAACGCCGACGCCTCGATCGTCGCCAACGGCATGAAGAACGACCAGTACGGCGTCGTCCCGTTCCCGGCTCCCGAGGGCGGCAAGGACATCGCCACCTTCATCGCGGGCATCAACCTGTCGATCTTCAAGAACACCAAGCAGAAGGATGCGGCGCTCAAGTTCGTCAAGTACATGACGAGCGAGGACGTCCAGTCCACGCTGGGCAAGCCGTACGCGAGCCTGCCGGTGCTGAAGGACGCCAAGCCGGTCTTCACCGACAACGCCGAAGAGGCCGCGACGTTCCAGAAGATCTACAACGACATGTCCAAGCCGCTCCCGCTGGTGCCGGCCGAGGACCAGTTCGAGAACACCGTCGGCAAGGCGATGAACGACATGTTCGCCAAGATCGCCACCGGCAGCACGGTCTCCGACGCCGACATCAAGTCGGCGCTGCAGAACGCTCAGGACCAGGTCAAGCAGTCGCTCGGCGGCTGA
- a CDS encoding substrate-binding domain-containing protein, with translation MNHGAGRVTIAGLAEQLGLSKASVSYALNGLPGVSDETRERVLALAEQLGWHPSSSARALSRARSDTIGIVLRRDPSLLGAEPYYMSLLAGVESELAETGQSLLLRMVGTDSGQEVAAYRRWSAEARVDGVMLFDITFDDPRPRLLEELGLAFVLHGNREAVAPGKVLLYDARADAGLLVEHLASLGHRRALHIAGPAEFEHEQDRRDAVAARGEELGLAFSFAASDYSMESGERIAAELLTADTSITAVLTSNDLLALGAQTALTHAGREDVAIVSWDDSLLCRLGTRPITALDRSPEEQGRRSTRLLLDQLAGRPAFDRRARPSRLVPRATSIRAGEHAAR, from the coding sequence GTGAACCACGGAGCGGGGCGCGTGACCATCGCGGGGCTGGCCGAACAGCTCGGCCTCTCGAAGGCCTCCGTGTCGTACGCCCTCAACGGGCTTCCCGGTGTGAGCGACGAGACGCGCGAGCGCGTGCTCGCCCTGGCGGAGCAGCTGGGATGGCATCCCAGCTCGTCCGCGCGCGCCCTGTCGCGGGCGCGGTCCGACACGATCGGCATCGTCCTGCGGCGCGACCCCAGCCTGCTCGGTGCGGAACCGTACTACATGAGCCTGCTCGCCGGCGTCGAGTCCGAGCTGGCGGAGACCGGCCAGTCGCTGCTGCTGCGCATGGTCGGCACGGACTCGGGCCAGGAGGTCGCCGCCTACCGCCGGTGGAGCGCGGAGGCGCGTGTGGATGGCGTGATGCTCTTCGACATCACGTTCGACGACCCGCGGCCGCGGCTGCTGGAGGAGCTCGGTCTCGCGTTCGTGCTGCACGGCAACCGGGAGGCGGTCGCGCCGGGCAAGGTGCTGCTCTACGACGCGCGGGCCGACGCCGGCCTGCTCGTCGAGCACCTGGCCTCCCTCGGCCACCGGCGGGCGCTGCACATCGCCGGACCCGCCGAGTTCGAGCACGAACAGGACCGGCGGGACGCCGTCGCCGCCCGCGGAGAGGAGCTCGGGCTCGCGTTCTCGTTCGCGGCCTCCGACTACTCGATGGAGTCGGGGGAGCGGATCGCGGCGGAGCTCCTGACCGCCGACACGTCGATCACGGCGGTGCTCACGTCCAACGACCTGCTCGCCCTGGGGGCGCAGACCGCGCTCACCCACGCCGGGCGCGAGGATGTCGCGATCGTCAGCTGGGACGACTCCCTGCTCTGCCGGCTCGGCACCCGCCCGATCACCGCCCTCGACCGCTCCCCGGAGGAGCAGGGGCGCCGGTCGACGCGCCTGCTGCTCGATCAGCTCGCCGGCCGGCCCGCGTTCGACCGCCGAGCTCGGCCGAGCCGGCTCGTGCCGCGCGCGACGAGCATCCGCGCGGGCGAGCACGCCGCCCGCTGA
- a CDS encoding FAD-dependent oxidoreductase: MSPSRTSTVFERQRPDASVVRHALAPSRQAVFWTEDAPAERHPRLHGDISCDLAVVGGGYTGLWTALLAKREDPSARVVLLEGRRVGWAASGRNGGFCEASLTHGDENGRTRWPGEFDELQRLGMRNLDEIEQTVAELRLDAEFERNGALDVATEPHQVPWLRESEGPDATFLDRDAAQALVHSPTYEAALLRTRDSALVHPAKLVRALAQACSDAGVEIFERSPVESIGDGTVLETPTGTVRSRRTALATNVFPSLLRRNRLATVPVYDYVLMSEPLSASQRRSIGWEGRQGIGDSANQFHYYRLTADDRILFGGYDAVYHYGGRVRSAYEDRPASFQRLAGHFFTTFPQLEGLTFTHRWAGAIDTCSRFCAFFGSAREGRVAYAAGYTGLGVAATHFGAKVMLDLLAGRTTERTELEMVRTRPLPFPPEPAAAIGINLTRWSLDQADHRAGHRNAFLRTLDAVGLGFDS; encoded by the coding sequence GTGAGCCCATCCCGGACCAGCACCGTCTTCGAACGACAGCGTCCCGACGCCTCCGTCGTGCGGCACGCGCTCGCCCCCAGCAGGCAGGCCGTGTTCTGGACGGAGGACGCCCCCGCCGAGCGCCATCCCCGCCTGCACGGCGACATCAGCTGCGACCTGGCCGTCGTCGGCGGCGGGTACACCGGGCTCTGGACGGCGCTGCTCGCCAAGCGCGAGGATCCGTCCGCACGGGTCGTCCTGCTCGAGGGCCGGCGCGTCGGCTGGGCGGCGTCTGGCCGCAACGGCGGCTTCTGCGAGGCGAGCCTCACGCACGGCGACGAGAACGGCCGCACCCGCTGGCCCGGCGAGTTCGACGAGCTGCAGCGGCTCGGGATGCGCAACCTCGACGAGATCGAGCAGACGGTCGCCGAGCTGCGGCTCGACGCCGAGTTCGAGCGCAACGGCGCCTTGGATGTCGCGACCGAACCGCACCAGGTCCCGTGGCTCCGGGAGTCGGAGGGGCCGGATGCGACCTTCCTCGATCGGGATGCGGCCCAGGCGCTCGTGCACTCGCCGACCTACGAGGCCGCCCTGCTGCGCACGCGCGACTCGGCGCTCGTCCACCCCGCGAAGCTGGTGCGCGCGCTCGCGCAGGCGTGCAGCGACGCCGGCGTCGAGATCTTCGAGCGCAGCCCGGTGGAGAGCATCGGCGACGGCACGGTGCTCGAGACGCCGACCGGCACCGTGCGGTCGCGGCGCACCGCGCTCGCGACCAACGTCTTCCCGAGCCTGCTGCGGCGGAACCGGCTCGCGACCGTGCCCGTGTACGACTACGTGCTCATGTCCGAGCCGCTCAGCGCATCCCAGCGCCGGTCGATCGGCTGGGAGGGCCGGCAGGGCATCGGAGACTCGGCCAATCAGTTCCACTACTACCGTCTGACCGCCGACGACCGCATCCTGTTCGGCGGCTATGACGCGGTGTACCACTACGGCGGCCGGGTGCGGTCGGCGTACGAGGACCGCCCGGCGTCGTTCCAGCGCCTGGCCGGGCATTTCTTCACGACGTTCCCGCAGCTGGAGGGGCTGACGTTCACGCACCGCTGGGCGGGCGCGATCGACACCTGCAGCCGGTTCTGCGCGTTCTTCGGCTCCGCGCGGGAGGGACGCGTCGCCTATGCGGCCGGCTACACCGGCCTCGGGGTCGCGGCGACGCATTTCGGCGCGAAGGTGATGCTCGACCTGCTCGCCGGGCGGACGACCGAGCGGACCGAGCTGGAGATGGTGCGCACCCGTCCCCTCCCGTTCCCGCCGGAACCGGCCGCGGCGATCGGCATCAACCTGACCCGCTGGTCGCTCGATCAGGCCGACCACCGGGCCGGCCACCGCAACGCCTTCCTGCGCACCCTGGATGCGGTCGGCCTCGGCTTCGACTCCTGA
- a CDS encoding PucR family transcriptional regulator yields MEPVAVALPEVLTGRERLDAPVRWVHVAETAEAARLGSGGELLLATGVGWPSDDAALRRLGRVLVDAGVAGLVLELGVPMPAAPTALVKEFQAAGLPFVVLHREARFVAITEAVHSRIIAEQMVALRARDDIHALFTGLSLRGSPADFIVEQAARVLGSPVVLEDTSHRVIAASGLRASGVAASGVAASGTGMGGVAASGGGAASAPANASGEDELAGWEQRSRAAHRSAEAGWTIVPVEARGMRWGHLVGLPGEPHPAGRSNVLEQAAVALALSRLSDRDEDEWTRRSHDALLAALLGRRFAGEGGVTARFEAAGFPLAGRPVAGVAVRLRSGTLPVSAAARAVEAARAAGVDAVAGRHPEQPGTLVVAVSARPGRQLGDALFGSIADAIGSVRLDDPAAGVAVGSDARGITGLLSSLEEAVELAAGSAARTDSRLGRRPLIQRVQHRPLLRLVNALGSDPRLLEHTEQLLRPLIEHDLATGGDLVEVLRAYLSHPGNRTRAAAASHLSRSVFYQRIALIEDLLGMDLDDGETVAALHAAVLTRGRAAT; encoded by the coding sequence ATGGAACCCGTCGCCGTCGCGCTGCCCGAGGTGCTCACCGGCCGCGAGCGGCTGGATGCGCCGGTGCGCTGGGTGCACGTTGCCGAGACGGCGGAGGCGGCCCGGCTGGGCTCGGGGGGCGAGCTGCTGCTCGCCACCGGCGTGGGCTGGCCGTCCGACGACGCGGCCCTCCGCCGGCTCGGACGCGTGCTGGTCGACGCCGGGGTCGCCGGGCTCGTGCTGGAGCTGGGGGTGCCGATGCCCGCCGCACCGACCGCCCTGGTGAAGGAGTTCCAGGCCGCGGGGCTGCCGTTCGTCGTTCTGCACCGCGAGGCGCGGTTCGTCGCGATCACGGAGGCCGTGCACTCCCGCATCATCGCGGAGCAGATGGTGGCATTGCGGGCGCGGGACGACATCCACGCGCTCTTCACGGGCCTGAGCCTGCGGGGCAGCCCGGCCGACTTCATCGTGGAGCAGGCGGCGCGCGTGCTGGGGTCGCCGGTCGTGCTGGAGGACACCAGCCACCGGGTGATCGCGGCCAGCGGGCTGAGGGCGAGTGGAGTTGCGGCGAGCGGCGTTGCCGCGAGCGGGACCGGGATGGGTGGAGTCGCGGCGAGCGGCGGCGGTGCGGCGTCCGCTCCCGCGAACGCATCGGGCGAGGACGAGCTGGCCGGCTGGGAGCAGCGGTCGCGGGCGGCGCACCGGTCGGCGGAGGCCGGGTGGACGATCGTCCCGGTCGAGGCGCGGGGCATGCGCTGGGGACACCTCGTCGGGCTGCCGGGGGAGCCGCATCCCGCCGGACGTTCCAACGTGCTCGAGCAGGCCGCGGTCGCGCTCGCGCTCAGCCGGCTCTCCGACCGCGACGAGGACGAGTGGACGCGGCGCAGCCACGACGCGCTGCTCGCGGCGCTGCTCGGCCGCCGGTTCGCGGGGGAGGGCGGGGTCACCGCGCGGTTCGAGGCGGCGGGGTTCCCCCTCGCCGGGCGGCCGGTCGCCGGGGTGGCGGTGCGGCTGCGCTCGGGCACGCTGCCCGTCTCCGCCGCCGCGCGGGCGGTGGAGGCGGCGCGGGCGGCGGGCGTCGACGCGGTCGCCGGTCGGCATCCCGAGCAGCCGGGGACCCTCGTCGTCGCGGTCTCGGCACGGCCGGGACGGCAGCTCGGGGATGCGCTGTTCGGCTCGATCGCGGACGCCATCGGCTCTGTGCGCCTCGACGACCCGGCGGCGGGCGTCGCGGTCGGCTCGGACGCCCGGGGGATCACCGGGCTGCTGTCATCCCTGGAGGAGGCGGTCGAACTGGCGGCCGGGTCGGCCGCGCGCACCGACTCCCGCCTCGGCCGGCGCCCGCTCATCCAGCGCGTGCAGCACCGCCCCCTGCTGCGGCTGGTCAATGCGCTCGGGAGCGATCCGCGGCTGCTGGAGCACACCGAGCAGCTGCTGCGGCCGCTGATCGAGCACGACCTCGCGACGGGCGGCGACCTCGTCGAGGTGCTGCGCGCCTACCTCAGCCACCCCGGCAACCGGACGCGCGCGGCGGCGGCGAGCCATCTGTCGCGGTCGGTCTTCTACCAGCGCATCGCCCTGATCGAGGACCTGCTCGGGATGGACCTGGACGACGGCGAGACCGTCGCGGCCCTCCACGCCGCGGTGCTGACCCGGGGCCGCGCGGCGACCTGA
- a CDS encoding CoA-acylating methylmalonate-semialdehyde dehydrogenase translates to MALIRHVIAGEETAEPAGALRTGPVFNPATGERQHEVALADAAETERAIAAARAALPGWRATSLTKRADVMFRLRHLLTERRDELAAIVTSEHGKVLSDAAGEIGRGLENVEFASGLIDKLKGEYSEQVSTGIDVHSVKQPVGVVACITPFNFPVMVPLWMVASAIACGNTVVLKPSEKDPSASVFLAKLFREAGLPDGVLNVVHGDKEAVDTLLDSPDVAAVSFVGSTPIARSIYQRASANGKRVQALGGAKNHMVVLADADIDAAADAAVSAAYGSAGERCMAVSVVVAVGDVGDRLVPAIQSRLGALRIGPGTDPASEMGPLITREHRDKVASYVTGAAAEGATVVEDGTARSFDGDGFFVGVSLLDGVKPGMKAYDDEIFGPVLSVVRVDTFDEAIELVNANPYGNGVALFTRDGGAARRFEFEVEVGMVGINVPIPVPVGAYSFGGWKNSLFGDSHIYGPESFHFYTRSKVVTTRWPDPQHSRIELAFPGNA, encoded by the coding sequence GTGGCCCTGATCCGTCACGTCATCGCCGGCGAAGAGACCGCCGAGCCGGCCGGCGCCCTGCGCACCGGCCCGGTATTCAACCCGGCCACCGGCGAGCGCCAGCACGAGGTCGCGCTCGCCGACGCCGCCGAGACGGAGCGGGCGATCGCCGCAGCGCGCGCCGCCCTCCCCGGCTGGCGCGCCACCAGCCTCACCAAGCGCGCCGACGTGATGTTCCGGCTCCGCCACCTGCTCACGGAGCGCCGCGACGAGCTCGCCGCGATCGTCACGAGCGAGCACGGCAAGGTGCTCTCGGACGCCGCGGGAGAGATCGGCCGCGGGCTCGAGAACGTGGAGTTCGCCAGCGGTCTGATCGACAAGCTCAAGGGCGAGTACAGCGAGCAGGTGTCCACCGGCATCGACGTGCACAGCGTCAAGCAGCCGGTCGGCGTCGTCGCGTGCATCACCCCGTTCAACTTCCCGGTCATGGTGCCGCTGTGGATGGTCGCGAGCGCCATCGCGTGCGGCAACACCGTCGTGCTGAAGCCGAGCGAGAAGGACCCGAGCGCGTCCGTCTTCCTGGCGAAGCTGTTCCGCGAGGCCGGCCTGCCCGACGGCGTGCTCAACGTCGTGCACGGAGACAAGGAGGCGGTGGACACCCTGCTCGACTCCCCCGATGTCGCCGCGGTCAGCTTCGTCGGCTCCACGCCGATCGCCCGCTCGATCTACCAGCGCGCCTCGGCCAACGGCAAGCGCGTCCAGGCGCTCGGCGGCGCGAAGAACCACATGGTCGTCCTGGCCGACGCCGACATCGACGCGGCCGCCGACGCGGCGGTCTCGGCGGCGTACGGCTCGGCCGGCGAACGCTGCATGGCGGTCAGCGTGGTGGTCGCCGTCGGCGACGTCGGCGACCGGCTGGTCCCGGCCATCCAGTCGCGCCTCGGCGCCCTGCGGATCGGCCCCGGCACGGATCCGGCCAGCGAGATGGGACCGCTGATAACGCGCGAGCACCGCGACAAGGTGGCCTCCTACGTGACGGGCGCCGCGGCGGAGGGCGCGACGGTCGTCGAGGACGGCACCGCCCGCTCCTTCGACGGCGACGGCTTCTTCGTCGGCGTCAGCCTGCTCGACGGCGTGAAGCCCGGGATGAAGGCGTACGACGACGAGATCTTCGGACCGGTGCTGTCGGTCGTCCGGGTCGACACGTTCGACGAGGCGATCGAGCTCGTCAACGCCAACCCGTACGGCAACGGGGTCGCCCTGTTCACCCGCGACGGCGGAGCGGCGCGCCGCTTCGAGTTCGAGGTGGAGGTCGGGATGGTCGGCATCAACGTGCCCATCCCCGTCCCGGTCGGCGCGTACTCGTTCGGCGGCTGGAAGAACTCGCTGTTCGGCGACTCGCACATCTACGGCCCCGAGTCGTTCCACTTCTACACGCGGAGCAAGGTGGTCACCACGCGCTGGCCCGATCCCCAGCACTCGCGCATCGAGCTGGCGTTCCCCGGGAACGCGTGA
- a CDS encoding aspartate aminotransferase family protein: MTDTIPTTGTRTGYLDRHGVEHPFGDAEAERQVRSDDRAHVFHSWSAQAKIDPLPIAAGEGSTFWDYEGNAYLDFSSQLVNLNLGHQHPDLVAAIQQQAGRLATVQPSMANDVRGELARRIAEVAPGTLNKVFFTNGGADANEYAVRLARRVTGRRKVLSMYRSYHGGTSTAIALTGDPRRWANEPSDPSVAHFFGPYPYRSAFHSTSPEEETQRALEHLENVIVLEGAGTIAALIAETVVGTNGVLVPPPGYLAGVRELCDRYGIVYIADEVMVGFGRVGEWFAVDAFDVVPDLITFAKGVNSGYVPLGGVVISDAIAAQFDDVAFQGGLTYSGHPLACAAGVATFDVFDRDGILDRVRDLGSRVVEPELRSWLERHPSLGEVRGRGLFWALELVRDRETREPLVPFNAAGPDAAPMAEVAAACKAAGVWPFTHFNRVHVAPPLVIGEDELRRGLAAIDAALDVADRYARA; this comes from the coding sequence ATGACAGACACCATCCCGACCACCGGAACACGGACCGGCTACCTCGACCGGCACGGCGTCGAGCATCCGTTCGGCGATGCGGAGGCCGAACGCCAGGTGCGGAGCGACGACCGCGCGCACGTCTTCCACTCGTGGAGCGCGCAGGCGAAGATCGACCCGCTGCCGATCGCCGCGGGCGAGGGCTCCACCTTCTGGGACTACGAGGGCAACGCGTACCTCGACTTCAGCTCGCAGCTGGTGAACCTCAACCTCGGGCACCAGCATCCCGACCTCGTCGCGGCGATCCAGCAGCAGGCCGGACGCCTGGCGACGGTGCAGCCGTCGATGGCCAACGACGTGCGCGGCGAGCTCGCACGGCGCATCGCCGAGGTGGCGCCGGGCACGCTGAACAAGGTCTTCTTCACGAACGGCGGCGCCGACGCGAACGAGTACGCGGTGCGCCTCGCGCGCCGGGTGACCGGACGCCGCAAGGTGCTGTCGATGTACCGCTCATACCACGGAGGCACCTCCACCGCGATCGCCCTCACCGGCGACCCGCGGCGCTGGGCGAACGAGCCGAGCGACCCGTCGGTCGCGCACTTCTTCGGCCCGTACCCGTACCGGAGCGCGTTCCACTCCACCTCCCCGGAGGAGGAGACGCAGCGCGCACTGGAGCACCTGGAGAACGTCATCGTGCTGGAGGGCGCCGGCACGATCGCGGCGCTCATCGCCGAGACCGTGGTCGGCACGAACGGCGTGCTCGTGCCCCCGCCCGGCTATCTGGCGGGCGTCCGGGAGCTGTGCGACCGGTACGGGATCGTGTACATCGCCGACGAGGTCATGGTCGGCTTCGGCCGGGTCGGCGAGTGGTTCGCCGTCGACGCCTTCGACGTGGTGCCCGACCTCATCACCTTCGCGAAGGGCGTCAACTCGGGGTACGTGCCGCTCGGCGGTGTCGTCATCTCGGATGCGATCGCCGCGCAGTTCGACGATGTCGCGTTCCAGGGCGGCCTCACCTACTCCGGGCATCCGCTCGCGTGCGCGGCCGGCGTGGCCACGTTCGACGTGTTCGACCGGGACGGCATCCTCGACCGGGTCCGCGACCTGGGTTCGCGCGTGGTCGAACCCGAGCTGCGCTCGTGGCTGGAGCGGCATCCGTCGCTGGGCGAGGTGCGCGGCCGCGGGCTGTTCTGGGCGCTGGAGCTGGTGCGCGACCGCGAGACCCGGGAGCCGCTGGTGCCGTTCAACGCGGCCGGGCCGGATGCTGCGCCGATGGCCGAGGTCGCGGCGGCGTGCAAGGCGGCCGGCGTCTGGCCGTTCACCCACTTCAACCGCGTGCACGTCGCGCCACCGCTGGTCATCGGCGAGGACGAGCTGCGACGCGGTCTCGCCGCGATCGACGCGGCGCTCGATGTGGCGGACCGGTACGCACGGGCCTGA